The nucleotide sequence GGATTGAGCATTCTTATTGTCGAAGACGATTTTACCAGCCGACGGGTGCTGAGCCATATCCTTGAGTCCTTCGGGGTTTGCGATGTGGCAATCGATGGGGAGGAAGCGGTGGAGGCGGTGCGCCTGGGGTTGGAGGGAGAGGCGCGCTATGACCTCATCTGCCTGGACATCATGATGCCGCGGATGGACGGGCAGTCGGCGCTGAAGGCAATCCGGAAGCTGGAAGAATCCCATGGAATAGCGCCGGGCACTGGGGCGAAGATCATCATCACGAGCGCGCTGGACGATTCGAAGAACGTGCTGGAGGCCTTCCGGTCCCAGTGCGACGGCTATATCGTCAAGCCCTACGACAAGCAGAAGATTTCCGCGGAGCTTCGCGAGCAGGGCCTGATTCCCCGGTAGAGCAGTTGGGGGGCGCCGGGAGGTTTTCGCTCAGTCGTGGTCTGCGGAAGTATTCCGGTGGACGAGCGCGCGGAGCATTCCCGGGATATTCTTGAGCGGCAGCACGTGATCCACGGCGCCGAGCGCGATGGCCTCCCGTGGCATACCAAAGACGACGCAGGAGCTTTCGTCCTGCGCGATGTTGGTGGCCCCGGCATCGTGCATGGCCTTCATTCCTTTCGCTCCATCGCGCCCCATTCCGGTGAGTATGACGCCAATGGCGTAGGGTCCCGCGTGGCGGGCGACGGAATGAAAGAGGACATCGACGGAGGGGCGGTGCCGCGAGACCAGGGGGCCGCTCGTGACCTCGGTGAAGTACCGGTTCCCCGCCCGAATAACGGCGAGGTGGCTACCGCCGGGCGCGATAAGCACGCAGCCGGGTGTAACGCGGTCTCCGTTTTGGGCTTCCTTCACCGTTACTTCACAGCGCTGGTCCAGCCGTTCCGCGAAGGGTCGGGTGAAGTTCTCGGGCATGTGCTGGACGACTACGACACCTGGAAAGTCTCCGGGCAGGGCGGCGAGCAGATCGCGCAGGGCTTCGGTGCCCCCGGTGGACGCGCCAATGGCGACGAGGGCAATGGGCGCCGGTTTCATTGCGCCGGGCCGCATTGCCGACTTTCCATCCAGGCCCGTATATTGGATTTCCCGGCTATTCCTCGATATCCAGATTGAGGAGAACGGGGAAGTCCTCGACGAGGCAATAGACGGTTCCGGGCCTTTCCGCGAGTTCGGCCCAGGCTTCGGCGGTGGTGTCGTCGACTTCGGGGACGGTCAGGTCGAAGATGGGCTCGTCACCGGCGATTGCGGTGAGGAGATTGCCGCAGGTCACGTTGAGCAATTCCTTGAGGGCGTCGCGGGCGGCTTGAGCGCCCATTTCATCTTCCGGATCGAGGCCGAGTACATTCGCGGCGAGGACGGGGGCCATTTCTCGTGGCACGGCCATGGTTACGGCGCCCGCACATGGGCCCCGGAAGGACATGTTTGCGGACACGGGGTCCGGTGGCGCGGGGGCATCGCCTATGTCGGCGGGCTCGACGAACATGAAGGCGAGTTGTTCGAGGACTTCGGTGAAGACCCGCGTAAGGGTTTCGCTGTGGTCATGCTTCATTGGAGCCTCCTCCCAGTAGTTCGTCGACGACGGCCTTTACTTTTTCGGGGGTAAAGGGCTTTCGAATGTAGGCGCGGACGCCCTTGCTGAGCAAATCGTCGATACGGGTCTTGCTGCCTTCGGTGGAGACGACGACGACGGGTACGGTGCTGAGGAGATCGCTGGCGCGCATGTGCTCGATCATTTCCACGCCGCCCATACCGGGCATGTTGATATCGGAGAAGACGAGGTCGACCCAGTTGTTTTTCATGACTTCGAGCGCTTCCTCCCCGTTTGACGCCTGGTGGAGGTTGGACACGGCGACACCGGCCATTTCGAGGGTTCGGGCGATGACGGCCCGGACGGTTTCCGAATCATCCACGATCAAGATGTTATAGGGCATGGGGGTCTCCTCATGGGCTTTCCGGCAGTTGCTGCTGTATCTGGGCCAGGCCGATGAGCATATTGCAGGCCGCGCGCTCCAGCATAACATGGTCGGCGTTCAGTCGCGACAGGGCATTTCCACAGGGTTTGTAGTTGAGTCCATCGATTCCGCCGCCGAGTCCGAAGCCCGCGCTGAGGTGGCTGGCGATGTGTACGAGATCGACGGTGTAGCGGTCGCCCGCGCCCCGGTCGGGATCGTGGTGCCAGCGGACGACATCGATAATGTTTTCCGGCACGTTCCAGGCTTCGAGGAGGAGTGCGCCGACTTCGGCGTGATCGATGCCGAGCACTTCTCTTTCCGCGATCTCGAAGGAAATCCGTTCTCCCGCGGCAAGGCGCACGACGGGTTCGGCGTCGATTTCGAGGAAGGAGCCCAGGACGATCTTTCCGATATCGGAGAGCAGTCCGGCGGTGAAGGTATGATCGGGCGCGGGTCTGCCGCATAGGGTGGCCAACTGTTCCGCGCCGATGGCGACGGCCATGGCGTGGCGAATCAGCTGGCCCGCGGGGAGATCGTAACCCCGCAGGGGTTGCCGGGCAATGGGGAAGAGGGCGGTGGCGAGGACGAGATGGAGAATTCGCTCCGTGCCGAAGAGCACCCCGGCGTCGCGCAGGGTGGCGATGCTCCTTGGGCCCGCGAAGTAGGCGGTATTGGCGAGGCGCAGGACCTCGGTGGTGAGTACGGGGTCGTACTCGATGGCGTCCATGATGGCGCCGATCCCGATATCGGGGTCGTTCACGAGGTGGAGCACGCGGGTGGCGGCGGCGGGTAGCGCGGGTATTTCGGGGATGCGCTGAATGACGAGTTCGCGTATGTTCATGGCGCGTCCCCACCGAATTCAGGGCGGCGGGTATGGCTACAGCTCATATTCGACCCCTCCCGAGCGGAGCAGCGTGACTCCGGTTTCCATGTTGAGGCTCATGGTGCGGGCCTTGGTGCCTCCGGTTTCTTCGGCCTGAATAAGGATCTGGTTTTTCCAGAGGAGCTTTCGGAGTATGACCTGGTTTCGCTCGCCGATATTGAAGCTTCCGTTGTTGTCGAGGAGGCTGGCCGCGCCGGCGACTTTGGCGATGAGGTTTCGCTTTTCAGCCCCCATGTTGAGCAGGGTGGCGAGCAGCAGGGGAACGCCGGTATCGGTGAACATGCAGGGGCGATCGACGGCCCTTGCGGGGTCGATCTTGGAGAGGGGGAGCATGCAGTGGATCAATCCGCCGATGCGCAGCTTCGGTTCGTAGAGGGTCAATCCGATGCACGAGCCGAGGGAGTAGGTGATGATCAGGTCTTCGGGCCGGTCCGAGACGGCCATCTCCGAAATGCCGACGACGAATTTCATGGTCCGATCCCGGGTGACGGGTCGGCTATCGATGAATCGCGGTCTGCGCGTTTCGATGGGGGCATCACGGGGAGGCCTTTCGATAGACGGCGGGTTGGACGAGGGTAAGTGGGCTTACAATGCCGGAAAGGCTTTCCGAGTGCCCGATCATGAGGTAGCCGCCGGGTTTGAGGAGGCGGCTGATTTCGAGGACGAGTTTTCGGCGGACCTCATTGTCGAAATAGATCATGACATTTCTGCAGAAGACGACGTCGAAGGGTCCTTTCATGGGGAAAGGCGGTTCCGAGAGGTTCAGCCGGTTGAAGGTGACGAGCTGCTTGAGTTCGTCGCCGATCTGGTAGTCGGCATCGGGTCCGGCGCCGAGCTTTCGGAAGTATTTCTGGAGCATTGGCCTGGGCACCGGCTCGACCTTGGCCGCGCCATAGACGCCCCGGCGGGCGGTTTCGAGGACCCGGGTGGAGATGTCGGTGGCGAGGAGTCGGAAATCGGGGTGGGGGCCGCCGAGGGCTTCGAGAACGGTCATGGCGAGGGTGTAGGGCTCTTCGCCGGTGGAACTTGCGGCGCACCAGATCCGAAATCGGGGCTGGGAGTTTACGCGCCATTCGCGGACGAGGTCGGCGAGGATGTCGAAGTGGACGGGCTCGCGGTAGAAGCTGGTCACGTTGGTGGAGATGGAATCGAGGAGGTGGACCAATTCGACCGCCGATTCGTCGCCGACAATGAAGTG is from Candidatus Hydrogenedentota bacterium and encodes:
- a CDS encoding response regulator, whose amino-acid sequence is MPYNILIVDDSETVRAVIARTLEMAGVAVSNLHQASNGEEALEVMKNNWVDLVFSDINMPGMGGVEMIEHMRASDLLSTVPVVVVSTEGSKTRIDDLLSKGVRAYIRKPFTPEKVKAVVDELLGGGSNEA
- a CDS encoding protein-glutamate O-methyltransferase CheR, which codes for MKPRTFDQFKDLVYQKSGITLGPQKVALVSARIAKRMRALGLETHEDYFHFIVGDESAVELVHLLDSISTNVTSFYREPVHFDILADLVREWRVNSQPRFRIWCAASSTGEEPYTLAMTVLEALGGPHPDFRLLATDISTRVLETARRGVYGAAKVEPVPRPMLQKYFRKLGAGPDADYQIGDELKQLVTFNRLNLSEPPFPMKGPFDVVFCRNVMIYFDNEVRRKLVLEISRLLKPGGYLMIGHSESLSGIVSPLTLVQPAVYRKASP
- a CDS encoding chemotaxis protein CheD — encoded protein: MKFVVGISEMAVSDRPEDLIITYSLGSCIGLTLYEPKLRIGGLIHCMLPLSKIDPARAVDRPCMFTDTGVPLLLATLLNMGAEKRNLIAKVAGAASLLDNNGSFNIGERNQVILRKLLWKNQILIQAEETGGTKARTMSLNMETGVTLLRSGGVEYEL
- a CDS encoding response regulator; its protein translation is MSILIVEDDFTSRRVLSHILESFGVCDVAIDGEEAVEAVRLGLEGEARYDLICLDIMMPRMDGQSALKAIRKLEESHGIAPGTGAKIIITSALDDSKNVLEAFRSQCDGYIVKPYDKQKISAELREQGLIPR
- a CDS encoding chemotaxis protein CheB codes for the protein MRPGAMKPAPIALVAIGASTGGTEALRDLLAALPGDFPGVVVVQHMPENFTRPFAERLDQRCEVTVKEAQNGDRVTPGCVLIAPGGSHLAVIRAGNRYFTEVTSGPLVSRHRPSVDVLFHSVARHAGPYAIGVILTGMGRDGAKGMKAMHDAGATNIAQDESSCVVFGMPREAIALGAVDHVLPLKNIPGMLRALVHRNTSADHD
- a CDS encoding chemotaxis protein CheX; translated protein: MKHDHSETLTRVFTEVLEQLAFMFVEPADIGDAPAPPDPVSANMSFRGPCAGAVTMAVPREMAPVLAANVLGLDPEDEMGAQAARDALKELLNVTCGNLLTAIAGDEPIFDLTVPEVDDTTAEAWAELAERPGTVYCLVEDFPVLLNLDIEE
- a CDS encoding HDOD domain-containing protein, with product MNIRELVIQRIPEIPALPAAATRVLHLVNDPDIGIGAIMDAIEYDPVLTTEVLRLANTAYFAGPRSIATLRDAGVLFGTERILHLVLATALFPIARQPLRGYDLPAGQLIRHAMAVAIGAEQLATLCGRPAPDHTFTAGLLSDIGKIVLGSFLEIDAEPVVRLAAGERISFEIAEREVLGIDHAEVGALLLEAWNVPENIIDVVRWHHDPDRGAGDRYTVDLVHIASHLSAGFGLGGGIDGLNYKPCGNALSRLNADHVMLERAACNMLIGLAQIQQQLPESP